The Pelecanus crispus isolate bPelCri1 chromosome 16, bPelCri1.pri, whole genome shotgun sequence sequence ttcctcatgctgtagatgagggggttcactgctggaggcaccaccgagtacagaactgccagcaccaggtccagggatggggaggagatggaggggggctTCAGGTAGGCAAAGATGGCAGTGATCAAAAACAGGGAGACCACggccaggtgagggaggcacgtggagaaggctttgtggcgtccctgctcagaggggatcctcagcacagccctgaagatctgcacataCGAcaccacaatgaaaacaaaacaacccaaaaaaagaaaaacactaatCACAATAAGGCCAACTTCCCTGAGGTAGGCATTtgagcaggagagcttgaggatgtgggggatttcacagaagaactggtCCAAGGCATTGCCATGGCAGAGGGGTGATGAAAAAGTATTAGTCGTGTGCAGCAAAGCATAGAGAAAGAcactgccccaggcagctgctgccatgtggacacaagctctgctgcccagcagagtCCCAtagtgcaggggtttgcagatggcaacgtAGCGGTCGTAGGCCATGACAGTGAGAAGACAAtgctctgctgaaatgaaaaagacagacagaaagagttGGGCAACACATCCCAAGTAGGAGATGGCCCTGGAGTCCCACAGGGAATTGGCCATGGCTTTGGGGACAGTGGTGGAGATGGATCCCAGGTCGAGGAGGgagaggttgaggaggaagaagtacatgggggtgtggaggcggTGGTCGCAGGCTATGGCGGTGATGATGAGGCCGTTGGCCAGGAGGGTagccaggtagatgcccaggaagagccagaagtgcaggagctgcagctcccgtgtgtctgcaaatgccaggaggaggaactcagtgatgCAGCTGTGGTTAGACATTTGGTTCCTGTAAGAACGGAGcactgtcaaaaagaaaaaaaaagccaaattagGGGCTGCTTCTCTGAGCAAACTCAAAGCCATTTG is a genomic window containing:
- the LOC104025448 gene encoding olfactory receptor 14C36; the protein is MSNHSCITEFLLLAFADTRELQLLHFWLFLGIYLATLLANGLIITAIACDHRLHTPMYFFLLNLSLLDLGSISTTVPKAMANSLWDSRAISYLGCVAQLFLSVFFISAEHCLLTVMAYDRYVAICKPLHYGTLLGSRACVHMAAAAWGSVFLYALLHTTNTFSSPLCHGNALDQFFCEIPHILKLSCSNAYLREVGLIVISVFLFLGCFVFIVVSYVQIFRAVLRIPSEQGRHKAFSTCLPHLAVVSLFLITAIFAYLKPPSISSPSLDLVLAVLYSVVPPAVNPLIYSMRNQELKDAVGKLITRQCIRSI